The Gloeomargarita lithophora Alchichica-D10 genomic sequence GCATTTTGGACTGGTATTTCCCACCCTATCCCAATGGCAAGAATTTTATGATCAGGCACAAGCAAAGCATTTACCATGCTACCAAGCGGCCAAATTACGCTTCCCCAATTCCCCCCTAGAGCATCGCACCTTTTTCCTGATTGACCCCTTCGCTAATCTTTTGGAATTTAAGTTTTATGCCTACCCGGAAGCTATTTTTGGTTGTCAGGAATATGCCCAAATTGGGGATAGTAATTAGCTTTTTTTAGCTCCAGGATAGGGCAGGGGTCAACCGCTGTAAAACTTCCCCCAACGCCGTTACCGCCTGGTCTAATTCTGATTTTGTTGTGTAATGGCTCAAACTAAAGCGCACCCCACACCGAGCTAGGCGGTCATCATAACCCATCGCTTGGAGAACCGGACTAGGCTGGGTTTTGCCACTGGCGCAGGCGGAACCGGAACTCACCGCCACTCCCCGTTGGTTGAGATAGTGTACTAACGTTTTGCCCGTGTGGGTGGTATCCCCGTGCTGCCAAACCACGCTGACATGGTGCGGTAAACGGTCTGACCAGGAGCCGGTGAGACGCAACCCCGGCAATGCCAACAACCGGGCGCAGAGATAGTCCCGTAAATTTAACAAATAAGCCTGCTGGGGCAAAAATTCCGTTTGTGCCAACTCCGCCGCCATCCCCAACCCCGCCAATAGTGCCACCGGGGGCGTACCCGAACGCTGTCCCCCTTCCTGCCCACCGCCGTACAACCAGGGTTGCAAAGCCAAGCCCCGCCGGACAACTAGGGCACCACACCCCTGGGGCGCATAGAATTTATGCCCAGACAGGGACAGCAAATCCACGCCCAAATCGGGCATATCCACCGGCAAGCGGCCAACAACTTGTACCGCATCCGTATGAAAAACAATGCCCCGGCAACGGCAAATTTGCGCCAATTCGGCAATGGGTTGCAACGTCCCCACTTCACTTTGTCCATAAATAATACTGACCAAAACCGTGTTGGGTTGCAAATGCGCTAACAGGGTTTCCGGGTCAACCCGGCCAGTGGCATCCACAGGGAGGGTGGTAATTTGCCAACCCCGCTGAGCCAGAACAGCCAACGGCGCACTAATGGCCGGATGCTCCACGGCAGAAGTAATAATATGTTGGGGCTGGGTATAATTCTGTGCCACACCAAAAATGGCCAGGTGATTGGCTTCGGTTCCCCCGGACGTGAAAATAATTTCCTCCGGCGTGACCGCCAACAAAGCGGCTAAGGCCAGGCGTGCCCGTTCCACCACCAAGGCCGCCCGCTGCCCGTACTGGTGAATACTACTGGGATTGCCCCACTCCTGCGATAAAACCTCTGCCACCCGGGCGGTCACCTGGGGATGGGGCGGCGTAGTGGCACTGTAATCCAGGTAAATCATAGTTTTATTTTGCCATGAACCCTCCATTGGCTAGAATGGAACCCGGTGCCCATCGTCCCATTCCCCCTGAGAGTCTGCCTGCCATGAATGCCCAACCCTTGACCGAACAAGAGATTCAACATCTCACCCCCGCCCAGGTGTCTGCCCTTGCCCAACGACTGGAACGGGATGATTATCCCAATGCCTTCGCCAGCCTCCAGGATTGGCATTTATTACGAAAAATTGCGTTTCAACGCCCCGACCTGGTGGAATCCTATATGCACCTGTTGGATTTGGAAGCCTACGATGAATCCTGACCCAGAACTTTGGGGTAGGATAGTGATTGCCCAGAGGGGCGACTGCTGTTGTTGATGCGGGGGCAATCATGGGTTTAATTAAGCGTTTATTTGGGTTAATTGGTGCCATTTTTGGCTTCATTGGCGGTATCTTCGGGGCAATTTTCGGTATTTTCCGGCGGCGACCCCAAACGGAGTCTTCCCTGGAAGTATCCTTTTTCCTTGACCCAGACGATGCGAAAAGTGTTGGCAGACAGAATGAACCGGCTCGCCCGGAAGCCAAGCTAAACACGGCGGCGGCACGGGTCGCCATGGCTTTTAATTCCGGTTCCCCGGATTTGAGCAACCGGCGCCGGCCTGGGCCGAATATGAATGCGTTTTTGGACATGGCGAAGCAGGTGCGCCGTAC encodes the following:
- a CDS encoding VOC family protein, encoding MSQPLFHLAFPVGDIPQTKAFYVQGLGCVPGRETPHSLILNFYHHQLVAHVTPEIHSQKGIYPRHFGLVFPTLSQWQEFYDQAQAKHLPCYQAAKLRFPNSPLEHRTFFLIDPFANLLEFKFYAYPEAIFGCQEYAQIGDSN
- a CDS encoding cysteine desulfurase family protein; the encoded protein is MIYLDYSATTPPHPQVTARVAEVLSQEWGNPSSIHQYGQRAALVVERARLALAALLAVTPEEIIFTSGGTEANHLAIFGVAQNYTQPQHIITSAVEHPAISAPLAVLAQRGWQITTLPVDATGRVDPETLLAHLQPNTVLVSIIYGQSEVGTLQPIAELAQICRCRGIVFHTDAVQVVGRLPVDMPDLGVDLLSLSGHKFYAPQGCGALVVRRGLALQPWLYGGGQEGGQRSGTPPVALLAGLGMAAELAQTEFLPQQAYLLNLRDYLCARLLALPGLRLTGSWSDRLPHHVSVVWQHGDTTHTGKTLVHYLNQRGVAVSSGSACASGKTQPSPVLQAMGYDDRLARCGVRFSLSHYTTKSELDQAVTALGEVLQRLTPALSWS
- the isiD gene encoding protein IsiD; this translates as MNAQPLTEQEIQHLTPAQVSALAQRLERDDYPNAFASLQDWHLLRKIAFQRPDLVESYMHLLDLEAYDES